Proteins from one Cyclopterus lumpus isolate fCycLum1 chromosome 11, fCycLum1.pri, whole genome shotgun sequence genomic window:
- the scn1bb gene encoding sodium channel, voltage-gated, type I, beta b, with protein sequence MAASKLLLLLTLLCSMFAYCRGACAEPDSDTEAVAGKGFKLGCISCKRRSEVVGTATVEWYFRGKGEADFVKIYTYNEEGPNIESDNFMDRVDWNGSKRSPDIQDASIYLLNVTFNDSGTYQCFFNRILFYTNYEYSTVVSKVVHLTVVPKATRVTASIVSEVMMYVTVIGLQVWLLIEMIYCYKKISVHGEEALREAANAEYLAIASESKDNCAGVQVGE encoded by the exons ATGGCAGCATCAAAGCTACTACTGCTCCTTACTCTCCTCTGCAGCATGTTTG caTACTGCCGTGGGGCCTGTGCAGAGCCGGACTCTGACACAGAGGCGGTCGCAGGCAAGGGCTTCAAACTGGGATGCATCTCCTGCAAGAGGAGGAGTGAGGTGGTGGGGACCGCCACCGTCGAATGGTACTtcagagggaaaggagaggccGACTTTGTAAAA ATCTACACCTACAACGAGGAAGGCCCAAACATCGAGAGCGACAACTTCATGGATCGGGTGGATTGGAACGGAAGTAAGAGGAGCCCTGACATCCAAGACGCGTCCATATACCTGCTCAATGTCACCTTCAATGACTCGGGCACCTACCAATGCTTCTTCAATCGCATCCTCTTCTACACCAACTACGAGTACAGCACCGTCGTCAGCAAGGTGGTCCACCTCACCGTGGTCCCTAAAG CCACCAGAGTGACGGCGTCCATTGTGTCCGAGGTCATGATGTACGTGACCGTCATTGGCCTGCAGGTCTGGCTCCTCATAGAGATGATATACTGCTACAAGAAAATATCAGTACACGGGGAAGAAGCGTTACGAGAAGCGGC AAATGCTGAATATTTAGCGATAGCCTCAGAAAGTAAAGATAACTGTGCAGGGGTGCAGGTCGGAGAATAG
- the LOC117739604 gene encoding lamin-A-like isoform X2, whose translation MATSTPKNTPRGANSPLSPNRITRLQEKDDLCNLNDRLAAYIDKVRFLESENAGLRLRITESETEVSRGLSGLKAAYETELADARQTLDSVAKERARLQLELGKLREDYKELKARNTKKESDLATALQRVKDLEALLNNKDASLATALGEKRSLEVENRDLKAQVAKLDTSLADAKKQLQDEMLRRVDGENRIQTIKEELEFCRNLQSEELRETKRRHESRMVEMDNGHVQDFESKLAEALTDMRSQHELQIKMYKEEIEKTYNSKLENARQSADRSSHLVGAAHEELQQTRIRLESMSSQLSQLQKQLAAREAKLRDLEDALSRERDSSRRMLGEKDREMAEMRQQMQQQLDEYQELLDVKLALDMEICAYRKLLEGEEQRLRLSPSPPPAKMTGSRSSTSGAQSRSVHYSAQSSPAKRQRPNDTDSEASTIAGGAVARTRIAQQASASGRVTVDEVDLDGKYVRLSNKSDEDQNLGNWQVKRQVGSGAPIIFKFPVKFTLKAGQRVTIWASGAGGTHNPPSDLVWKTQPSWGTGDLFQTTLISANGEEMAMRKVTRTQFEEEDDDMVAHSTCGDSEYNLRSRTVVCGSCGLPSDKSGSHCTVSSASRSFRSGGISEGLLPHSYVFSASTPRKTGARMEKCPIM comes from the exons ATGGCAACGTCGACACCCAAAAACACTCCCCGAGGTGCCAACTCACCACTGTCCCCCAACCGCATCACCCGGCTCCAGGAGAAAGATGACCTGTGCAACCTCAACGACCGGCTGGCCGCCTACATCGACAAGGTGCGCTTTCTGGAGAGCGAGAACGCCGGCCTGCGTCTGCGCATCACCGAGTCGGAGACCGAGGTCAGCCGGGGCCTGTCGGGCCTGAAGGCCGCCTACGAGACCGAGCTGGCCGACGCCCGCCAGACTCTGGACTCTGTGGCCAAAGAGCGAGCGCGTCTGCAGCTGGAGCTGGGCAAGCTGCGGGAGGACTACAAGGAGCTGAAGGCAAG GAACACCAAAAAGGAGTCCGATTTGGCCACAGCGCTGCAGAGGGTCAAAGACCTGGAGGCTCTGCTGAACAACAAGGATGCGTCCTTGGCTACGGCTCTGGGAGAGAAGCGAAGCCTCGAGGTGGAAAACAGGGACCTCAAGGCGCAGGTTGCCAAG CTGGACACCAGTTTGGCCGATGCCAAGAAGCAGCTGCAGGATGAGATGCTGAGGAGGGTCGACGGAGAGAATCGCATCCAGACAATCAAAGAGGAGCTGGAGTTTTGCAGGAACCTCCAATCTGAG GAACTGCGGGAGACAAAGCGGCGTCATGAGTCTCGTATGGTTGAGATGGACAACGGCCACGTGCAGGACTTTGAAAGCAAGCTGGCCGAGGCGCTGACGGACATGCGCAGCCAGCACGAACTGCAGATCAAAATGTACAAAGAGGAGATCGAGAAGACCTACAACTCCAAG CTGGAGAATGCTCGTCAGTCAGCGGACCGGAGCAGCCACCTGGTGGGGGCAGCACACGAGGAGCTCCAGCAGACCCGGATCCGCCTGGAGTCCATGTCCTCTCAGCTCAGCCAGCTGCAGAAACAG CTGGCGGCACGCGAGGCCAAGCTAAGGGACCTGGAGGACGCCCTGTCTCGGGAGCGGGACTCCAGCCGCCGCATGCTGGGGGAGAAGGACAGGGAGATGGCCGAGATGAGGCAGCAAATGCAACAGCAGCTGGATGAGTACCAGGAGCTCCTGGACGTCAAGCTGGCTCTGGATATGGAGATATGTGCGTACAGGAAGCTGctggagggagaggagcagag gctccgtctctctcccagCCCCCCGCCCGCCAAAATGACAGGGAGTCGCTCCTCTACCTCGGGAGCTCAATCTCGCTCGGTCCACTACAGCGCCCAGAGCTCCCCCGCCAAGAGGCAGCGCCCCAACGACACCGACAGCGAGGCCTCGACCATCGCAGGCGGAGCCGTGGCTCGCACTCGCATCGCCCAGCAGGCCTCGGCCAGCGGGCGGGTCACTGTGGACGAGGTGGACCTGGACGGGAAATACGTCCGACTCAGCAACAAATCAGATGAG GATCAGAATTTGGGGAACTGGCAGGTGAAGCGGCAGGTGGGGTCCGGTGCTCCGATCATCTTCAAGTTCCCGGTCAAATTCACCCTGAAGGCCGGCCAGAGGGTCACG ATCTGGGCCTCTGGTGCTGGTGGAACCCACAACCCTCCCTCTGACCTGGTGTGGAAGACTCAGCCCTCCTGGGGCACCGGAGACCTGTTCCAGACCACCCTGATCAGTGCCAACGGAGAG GAGATGGCAATGAGGAAGGTCACCCGCACACAGtttgaagaggaagatgacgaCATG GTGGCTCACAGCACCTGTGGAGACAGCGAGTACAACCTGCGGAGCCGGACGGTGGTCTGCGGCTCCTGCGGACTTCCTTCCGACAAATCCGGCAGCCACTGCACCGTGAGCTCGGCCTCCCGCTCGTTCCGCAGCGGAGGGATCTCCGAGGGTCTACTGCCGCACTCCTACGTGTTCAGCGCCAGCACCCCTCGCAAG ACTGGAGCCAGAATGGAGAAATGTCCAATTATGTGA
- the naxe gene encoding NAD(P)H-hydrate epimerase produces MLSVRALFGIGFLVTSRTTAVLAQTRTCPLSAAANNHKKDGFTGRPASTMAQTIKYLGQEEAQHIDEELFSEYGFSVDQLMELAGLSCATAIARAYPITSLVKARPSLLVICGPGNNGGDGLVCARHLKLFGYEPTVLYPKRPNKPLFQGLTTQCQKMEIPFLTEMPEAAVIDEAYNLVVDAIFGFSFKGAVREPFGSILDVLKKTTAPVASIDIPSGWDVEKGSADGLQPDMLISLTAPKKSASLFRGRYHFLGGRFVPPGLERKYQLNLPQYPGLDCVLQL; encoded by the exons ATGTTGAGTGTGCGGGCTCTGTTTGGGATTGGCTTCCTGGTGACCTCAAGGACCACGGCGGTCCTCGCTCAGACCAGGACATGTCCGCTGTCTGCTGCAGCTAACAACCACAAGAAGGACGGGTTCACTGGCAGACCAGCATCCACCATGGCCCAGACCATCAAATACCTTGG gcaGGAGGAGGCCCAGCACATTGATGAGGAGCTCTTCAGTGAGTATGGCTTCAGTGTGGACCAGCTGATGGAGCTGGCTGGACTCAGCTGTGCCACAGCCATCGCCAGG GCTTATCCCATCACCTCCCTGGTCAAGGCCAGACCTTCTCTCCTGGTGATTTGTGGACCTGGTAACAACGGAGGCGACGGCCTGGTCTGTGCACGACATCTTAAACTCTTT GGCTACGAGCCCACCGTCCTGTACCCGAAGAGGCCCAACAAGCCTCTGTTCCAGGGCCTGACCACGCAGTGCCAGAAAATGGAGATCCCCTTCCTGACTGAGATGCCTGAG GCTGCAGTGATCGACGAGGCTTACAACCTGGTGGTAGACGCCATCTTTGGCTTCAGCTTCAAGGGGGCGGTGCGAGAGCCTTTTGGTTCCATCCTGGATGTGCTGAAGAAGACGACAGCCCCCGTCGCCAGCATCGACATCCCCTCAG GGTGGGATGTGGAGAAGGGCAGCGCGGATGGACTGCAGCCTGACATGCTCATCTCTCTCACGGCTCCCAAGAAGTCTGCCAGCTTGTTCAGGGGACGATACCACTTCCTGGGAGGGCGGTTTGTGCCTCCGGGCCTGGAGAGGAAGTACCAGCTCAACCTGCCTCAGTACCCGGGCCTGGACTGTGTGTTACAGCTGTAA
- the LOC117739603 gene encoding zinc finger and BTB domain-containing protein 22-like isoform X2, which translates to MDPVAFESVLSSAYTGQLSIVHDDIVNYVTVASFLQMWHIVDKCTEILKRPRPSTEASHGEAAAAHPGTASRQQSPSSTDCLYLEREGRRKERKPDALPPLATWRRPQQFPRWGRPRPSSAQHLADSQLDALAGYAESDYANCEEAWVSSHSKTSHFAQDGPGHNSRYHGGFPSGEALKQKARFQQRGVPPGSDRLLDKNRESGDSDETQEKRRKEKREIEAVVGVREAAAVEKKGGGFAQMGHCDFRPISDESVGQATGKASVEEIKEKVQRSLAGRDPPSVPPSGHGCQTGGGIPGPTCPVSARLQWQTGAWSQQEQGLQDGEGGSCSKDEDEDEEEEEDADFECFTEGTFSRGTYDEIEDGTGQVSQRPLVPASPDFTMAGSEVNWPSAGTGQGSSSTPTSSRHLSPSSAAFPPPSSPPTPSSSSSVSLAGAPYTGKVHFCHCGKAYTLKSMRDRHVKMQHLNLRPFGCPVCTKSFKMKHHLTKHLKTHGGLRPYECGLCGKKVIWRDSFLRHQARCERLASSSSANGNNASAPAADMDDGFSYGFEDGEAFLATGGQVKVEEVDFHREMEEGMRGLLGSVSGIVNELRTQSQNLDADSHVFKEEASESFTGN; encoded by the exons ATGGACCCGGTGGCCTTCGAGAGTGTCCTGAGCTCGGCCTACACGGGCCAGCTGAGCATCGTGCACGATGACATCGTGAACTACGTCACTGTGGCGAGTTTCCTCCAGATGTGGCACATCGTGGACAAATGCACGGAGATCCTGAAGAGGCCCCGGCCCTCGACAGAAGCCAGCCACGGGGAGGCTGCCGCGGCCCACCCTGGCACTGCGTCGCGCCAGCAGTCCCCGAGCAGCACCGACTGCTTGTACCTGgaaagggagggaaggaggaaggagagaaagccGGACGCCCTGCCCCCCTTAGCCACGTGGAGGCGTCCGCAGCAGTTTCCCAGATGGGGGCGACCTCGGCCCTCATCGGCCCAGCACTTAGCCGACTCCCAGCTGGACGCCCTCGCTGGCTATGCGGAGAGTGATTACGCCAACTGCGAGGAGGCGTGGGTATCAAGCCACAGCAAAACGAGCCACTTCGCTCAAGATGGACCGGGCCACAACAGCCGGTACCACGGGGGGTTCCCCAGTGGCGAGGCTCTGAAGCAGAAAGCCAGGTTTCAACAGCGAGGAGTGCCGCCGGGCAGTGACAGGCTGCTCGACAAGAATAGAGAGAGCGGGGACAGTGACGAGAcgcaggagaagaggaggaaggagaaaagagagatcgAGGCAGTAGTGGGAGTCAGAGAAGCAGCAGCGGtggagaagaagggaggaggctTTGCACAAATGGGGCACTGCG ACTTCCGCCCGATTTCAGATGAGAGTGTAGGACAAGCCACGGGGAAGGCGAGCGTGGAGGAGATCAAGGAGAAAGTGCAGAGAAGTTTGGCAGGAAGAGACCCCCCCTCAGTCCCTCCCAGTGGTCACGGTTGCCAAACAGGTGGCGGAATTCCGGGCCCCACCTGTCCGGTCTCCGCCCGGCTGCAGTGGCAGACGGGTGCCTGGTCTCAGCAAGAGCAGGGGCTGCAGGACGGAGAGGGTGGCAGCTGCAGTAAAGAcgaggatgaagacgaggaggaggaggaggacgcagACTTTGAATGTTTCACAGAAGGGACGTTTAGCCGCGGCACATATGATGAGATCGAAGATGGCACGGGACAGGTTTCTCAAAGGCCTTTAGTGCCCGCGTCCCCTGACTTCACCATGGCGGGGTCGGAGGTGAACTGGCCCTCCGCCGGTACGGGACAAGGTAGCTCGTCGACCCCCACCTCGAGCCGCCACCTTTCTCCATCGTCCGCCGCATTTCCTCCGCCCTCTTCGCCCCCGACTccgtcttcatcctcctcgGTGTCCCTCGCCGGCGCCCCCTACACGGGCAAGGTCCACTTCTGCCACTGCGGCAAAGCCTACACCCTGAAGAGCATGCGTGACCGGCACGTGAAGATGCAGCACCTCAACCTGCGGCCCTTCGGCTGCCCCGTTTGCACAAAGTCCTTCAAGATGAAGCACCACCTAACCAAGCACCTTAAGACTCACGGAGGGCTGCGGCCCTACGAGTGTGGCCTGTGTGGGAAGAAAGTCATTTGGAGGGACAGCTTCCTCAGGCATCAGGCCCGATGCGAGAgactcgcctccagctcctCAGCTAACGGCAACAATGCGAGCGCGCCTGCGGCGGACATGGACGACGGCTTCAGTTACGGATTTGAAGACGGCGAGGCCTTTCTCGCGACGGGAGGTCAAGTTAAAGTCGAGGAGGTGGACTTCcacagggagatggaggagggcaTGCGCGGCCTCTTGGGCAGCGTGTCTGGGATCGTGAACGAGCTACGGACTCAGTCGCAAAACCTGGATGCCGACAGTCATGTTTTTAAAGAGGAGGCGAGTGAGAGTTTTACCGGAAATTAA
- the LOC117739604 gene encoding lamin-A-like isoform X1, with protein MATSTPKNTPRGANSPLSPNRITRLQEKDDLCNLNDRLAAYIDKVRFLESENAGLRLRITESETEVSRGLSGLKAAYETELADARQTLDSVAKERARLQLELGKLREDYKELKARNTKKESDLATALQRVKDLEALLNNKDASLATALGEKRSLEVENRDLKAQVAKLDTSLADAKKQLQDEMLRRVDGENRIQTIKEELEFCRNLQSEELRETKRRHESRMVEMDNGHVQDFESKLAEALTDMRSQHELQIKMYKEEIEKTYNSKLENARQSADRSSHLVGAAHEELQQTRIRLESMSSQLSQLQKQLAAREAKLRDLEDALSRERDSSRRMLGEKDREMAEMRQQMQQQLDEYQELLDVKLALDMEICAYRKLLEGEEQRLRLSPSPPPAKMTGSRSSTSGAQSRSVHYSAQSSPAKRQRPNDTDSEASTIAGGAVARTRIAQQASASGRVTVDEVDLDGKYVRLSNKSDEDQNLGNWQVKRQVGSGAPIIFKFPVKFTLKAGQRVTIWASGAGGTHNPPSDLVWKTQPSWGTGDLFQTTLISANGEEMAMRKVTRTQFEEEDDDMQVAHSTCGDSEYNLRSRTVVCGSCGLPSDKSGSHCTVSSASRSFRSGGISEGLLPHSYVFSASTPRKTGARMEKCPIM; from the exons ATGGCAACGTCGACACCCAAAAACACTCCCCGAGGTGCCAACTCACCACTGTCCCCCAACCGCATCACCCGGCTCCAGGAGAAAGATGACCTGTGCAACCTCAACGACCGGCTGGCCGCCTACATCGACAAGGTGCGCTTTCTGGAGAGCGAGAACGCCGGCCTGCGTCTGCGCATCACCGAGTCGGAGACCGAGGTCAGCCGGGGCCTGTCGGGCCTGAAGGCCGCCTACGAGACCGAGCTGGCCGACGCCCGCCAGACTCTGGACTCTGTGGCCAAAGAGCGAGCGCGTCTGCAGCTGGAGCTGGGCAAGCTGCGGGAGGACTACAAGGAGCTGAAGGCAAG GAACACCAAAAAGGAGTCCGATTTGGCCACAGCGCTGCAGAGGGTCAAAGACCTGGAGGCTCTGCTGAACAACAAGGATGCGTCCTTGGCTACGGCTCTGGGAGAGAAGCGAAGCCTCGAGGTGGAAAACAGGGACCTCAAGGCGCAGGTTGCCAAG CTGGACACCAGTTTGGCCGATGCCAAGAAGCAGCTGCAGGATGAGATGCTGAGGAGGGTCGACGGAGAGAATCGCATCCAGACAATCAAAGAGGAGCTGGAGTTTTGCAGGAACCTCCAATCTGAG GAACTGCGGGAGACAAAGCGGCGTCATGAGTCTCGTATGGTTGAGATGGACAACGGCCACGTGCAGGACTTTGAAAGCAAGCTGGCCGAGGCGCTGACGGACATGCGCAGCCAGCACGAACTGCAGATCAAAATGTACAAAGAGGAGATCGAGAAGACCTACAACTCCAAG CTGGAGAATGCTCGTCAGTCAGCGGACCGGAGCAGCCACCTGGTGGGGGCAGCACACGAGGAGCTCCAGCAGACCCGGATCCGCCTGGAGTCCATGTCCTCTCAGCTCAGCCAGCTGCAGAAACAG CTGGCGGCACGCGAGGCCAAGCTAAGGGACCTGGAGGACGCCCTGTCTCGGGAGCGGGACTCCAGCCGCCGCATGCTGGGGGAGAAGGACAGGGAGATGGCCGAGATGAGGCAGCAAATGCAACAGCAGCTGGATGAGTACCAGGAGCTCCTGGACGTCAAGCTGGCTCTGGATATGGAGATATGTGCGTACAGGAAGCTGctggagggagaggagcagag gctccgtctctctcccagCCCCCCGCCCGCCAAAATGACAGGGAGTCGCTCCTCTACCTCGGGAGCTCAATCTCGCTCGGTCCACTACAGCGCCCAGAGCTCCCCCGCCAAGAGGCAGCGCCCCAACGACACCGACAGCGAGGCCTCGACCATCGCAGGCGGAGCCGTGGCTCGCACTCGCATCGCCCAGCAGGCCTCGGCCAGCGGGCGGGTCACTGTGGACGAGGTGGACCTGGACGGGAAATACGTCCGACTCAGCAACAAATCAGATGAG GATCAGAATTTGGGGAACTGGCAGGTGAAGCGGCAGGTGGGGTCCGGTGCTCCGATCATCTTCAAGTTCCCGGTCAAATTCACCCTGAAGGCCGGCCAGAGGGTCACG ATCTGGGCCTCTGGTGCTGGTGGAACCCACAACCCTCCCTCTGACCTGGTGTGGAAGACTCAGCCCTCCTGGGGCACCGGAGACCTGTTCCAGACCACCCTGATCAGTGCCAACGGAGAG GAGATGGCAATGAGGAAGGTCACCCGCACACAGtttgaagaggaagatgacgaCATG CAGGTGGCTCACAGCACCTGTGGAGACAGCGAGTACAACCTGCGGAGCCGGACGGTGGTCTGCGGCTCCTGCGGACTTCCTTCCGACAAATCCGGCAGCCACTGCACCGTGAGCTCGGCCTCCCGCTCGTTCCGCAGCGGAGGGATCTCCGAGGGTCTACTGCCGCACTCCTACGTGTTCAGCGCCAGCACCCCTCGCAAG ACTGGAGCCAGAATGGAGAAATGTCCAATTATGTGA
- the LOC117739603 gene encoding zinc finger and BTB domain-containing protein 22-like isoform X1 gives MDATCSASAAPAGLTVQVCFPGARAAVLDNLNRQREEGRLCDLSIQVQGQVFRAHRCVLAASSPYFHDQVLLKNVTTVSLPSVMDPVAFESVLSSAYTGQLSIVHDDIVNYVTVASFLQMWHIVDKCTEILKRPRPSTEASHGEAAAAHPGTASRQQSPSSTDCLYLEREGRRKERKPDALPPLATWRRPQQFPRWGRPRPSSAQHLADSQLDALAGYAESDYANCEEAWVSSHSKTSHFAQDGPGHNSRYHGGFPSGEALKQKARFQQRGVPPGSDRLLDKNRESGDSDETQEKRRKEKREIEAVVGVREAAAVEKKGGGFAQMGHCDFRPISDESVGQATGKASVEEIKEKVQRSLAGRDPPSVPPSGHGCQTGGGIPGPTCPVSARLQWQTGAWSQQEQGLQDGEGGSCSKDEDEDEEEEEDADFECFTEGTFSRGTYDEIEDGTGQVSQRPLVPASPDFTMAGSEVNWPSAGTGQGSSSTPTSSRHLSPSSAAFPPPSSPPTPSSSSSVSLAGAPYTGKVHFCHCGKAYTLKSMRDRHVKMQHLNLRPFGCPVCTKSFKMKHHLTKHLKTHGGLRPYECGLCGKKVIWRDSFLRHQARCERLASSSSANGNNASAPAADMDDGFSYGFEDGEAFLATGGQVKVEEVDFHREMEEGMRGLLGSVSGIVNELRTQSQNLDADSHVFKEEASESFTGN, from the exons ATGGATGCGACCTGCAGTGCTTCTGCTGCTCCCGCTGGTTTGACTGTCCAGGTGTGCTTCCCCGGTGCCCGTGCTGCCGTCCTGGACAATCTGAACCGCCAGCGGGAGGAGGGCAGGCTGTGTGACCTCTCCATCCAGGTGCAAGGGCAGGTGTTCCGGGCCCACCGCTGTGTGCTCGCTGCATCCTCGCCTTACTTTCACGACCAG GTGTTGCTGAAGAATGTCACGACCGTTTCCCTCCCCTCGGTTATGGACCCGGTGGCCTTCGAGAGTGTCCTGAGCTCGGCCTACACGGGCCAGCTGAGCATCGTGCACGATGACATCGTGAACTACGTCACTGTGGCGAGTTTCCTCCAGATGTGGCACATCGTGGACAAATGCACGGAGATCCTGAAGAGGCCCCGGCCCTCGACAGAAGCCAGCCACGGGGAGGCTGCCGCGGCCCACCCTGGCACTGCGTCGCGCCAGCAGTCCCCGAGCAGCACCGACTGCTTGTACCTGgaaagggagggaaggaggaaggagagaaagccGGACGCCCTGCCCCCCTTAGCCACGTGGAGGCGTCCGCAGCAGTTTCCCAGATGGGGGCGACCTCGGCCCTCATCGGCCCAGCACTTAGCCGACTCCCAGCTGGACGCCCTCGCTGGCTATGCGGAGAGTGATTACGCCAACTGCGAGGAGGCGTGGGTATCAAGCCACAGCAAAACGAGCCACTTCGCTCAAGATGGACCGGGCCACAACAGCCGGTACCACGGGGGGTTCCCCAGTGGCGAGGCTCTGAAGCAGAAAGCCAGGTTTCAACAGCGAGGAGTGCCGCCGGGCAGTGACAGGCTGCTCGACAAGAATAGAGAGAGCGGGGACAGTGACGAGAcgcaggagaagaggaggaaggagaaaagagagatcgAGGCAGTAGTGGGAGTCAGAGAAGCAGCAGCGGtggagaagaagggaggaggctTTGCACAAATGGGGCACTGCG ACTTCCGCCCGATTTCAGATGAGAGTGTAGGACAAGCCACGGGGAAGGCGAGCGTGGAGGAGATCAAGGAGAAAGTGCAGAGAAGTTTGGCAGGAAGAGACCCCCCCTCAGTCCCTCCCAGTGGTCACGGTTGCCAAACAGGTGGCGGAATTCCGGGCCCCACCTGTCCGGTCTCCGCCCGGCTGCAGTGGCAGACGGGTGCCTGGTCTCAGCAAGAGCAGGGGCTGCAGGACGGAGAGGGTGGCAGCTGCAGTAAAGAcgaggatgaagacgaggaggaggaggaggacgcagACTTTGAATGTTTCACAGAAGGGACGTTTAGCCGCGGCACATATGATGAGATCGAAGATGGCACGGGACAGGTTTCTCAAAGGCCTTTAGTGCCCGCGTCCCCTGACTTCACCATGGCGGGGTCGGAGGTGAACTGGCCCTCCGCCGGTACGGGACAAGGTAGCTCGTCGACCCCCACCTCGAGCCGCCACCTTTCTCCATCGTCCGCCGCATTTCCTCCGCCCTCTTCGCCCCCGACTccgtcttcatcctcctcgGTGTCCCTCGCCGGCGCCCCCTACACGGGCAAGGTCCACTTCTGCCACTGCGGCAAAGCCTACACCCTGAAGAGCATGCGTGACCGGCACGTGAAGATGCAGCACCTCAACCTGCGGCCCTTCGGCTGCCCCGTTTGCACAAAGTCCTTCAAGATGAAGCACCACCTAACCAAGCACCTTAAGACTCACGGAGGGCTGCGGCCCTACGAGTGTGGCCTGTGTGGGAAGAAAGTCATTTGGAGGGACAGCTTCCTCAGGCATCAGGCCCGATGCGAGAgactcgcctccagctcctCAGCTAACGGCAACAATGCGAGCGCGCCTGCGGCGGACATGGACGACGGCTTCAGTTACGGATTTGAAGACGGCGAGGCCTTTCTCGCGACGGGAGGTCAAGTTAAAGTCGAGGAGGTGGACTTCcacagggagatggaggagggcaTGCGCGGCCTCTTGGGCAGCGTGTCTGGGATCGTGAACGAGCTACGGACTCAGTCGCAAAACCTGGATGCCGACAGTCATGTTTTTAAAGAGGAGGCGAGTGAGAGTTTTACCGGAAATTAA